From the genome of Pieris rapae chromosome 5, ilPieRapa1.1, whole genome shotgun sequence, one region includes:
- the LOC111003525 gene encoding ras GTPase-activating protein 1 → MADLIRAMGAPIGPPIKDKLGSPSTESEDGGGDIAELTADLELDEADGPSTNGERQAVLAPPESEWYHGRLDRYTSEERLWATGKHGSYLVRESDRKPGSYVLSYLGRTGINHFRITAVCGDYYIGGRQFDSLTELVGFYSHCSDLLKRERLVEPVPPPEPVNDKKRVVAILPYTKMPDTDELTFQKGDIFFVHNDMGDGWLWVTAHRTGEQGMIFRELVEDLDPSIDPNTVFSWFHPNCTKSEAVDMLVKAGPGSFLVRPSDNSPGDYSLFFHINNQIQRFRIEKKGVRYLMGGRTFECLDAVINRYRKEQIVEGHTLGQPLIAEGHQIEPQQNTTGAAAEKIYATLRECRDQIGLKKMKGIKHQGYLHKKSDKAAKKWKALYFVLLQEGTDTHLYFYDSPKRTKPKGLIDLSCAYLYQVHESLWEREFCFQLVERALPCLSTHTFLAASTATELRGWLDALRPLCVPQQARHQSKVSRVVWLRALRVRCVTAHRLPARLAPRPYLRLALGAAPVARTRPRPSPDPHWDDEFVFDDVPPDVTAFTITVHNTGKRGKESEVAELTIELANLANGEEVEEWYPLAGMTPIGEWGSLRLRIRYMQELVMPREEYNPLRQLLLEPGLPAVKALADLCRTDRQPLATSVLHAFSECGRGAELAHELAAAEVVREADHRALFRGASLATAVLDEFMHALCKPFLQAAISETVQKLIDAKQSAELNPTKMDSPDDACNNAEFLLMILDQITLSIFTSPEACPRPIRYLCGCLQRAAVAKWPNERFVRTRVVSGFIFLRLICPALVEPRAWGLLSAAPPPHAQRSLLMVAKCLQNLANLVEFGAKEPYMEVVNPFILKNKERMVVFLDQLSSVQDPGNVQTNSNNNFDIAKELATIHHICVSHLSELQTLSKSQPAIRKLVTVTEMLTKHKHKYLEMIR, encoded by the exons atggCTGATTTGATACGAGCGATGGGGGCTCCGATTGGACCCCCTATAAAGGACAAGTTAGGATCACCCTCTACGGAGTCTGAAGACGGGGGCGGCGATATTGCCGAGTTGACTGCTGATTTAGAGCTTGACGAAGCTGACGGACCTAGCACTAatg GAGAAAGACAAGCAGTGTTGGCTCCTCCAGAAAGTGAGTGGTACCATGGCAGACTTGATAGATATACTTCTGAAGAAAGATTGTGGGCTACAGGAAAACATGGCAGTTACCTGG ttcgaGAAAGTGATCGAAAACCTGGATCATATGTGTTAAGCTATCTTGGACGTACTGGAATCAATCATTTTCG catAACAGCCGTATGCGGTGATTACTATATTGGGGGTCGTCAATTCGATTCCCTCACGGAATTAGTTGGATTCTACAGCCATTGTTCGGATTTACTGAAACGTGAAAGACTCGTTGAGCCCGTTCCACCGCCCGAACCTGTCAATGATAAGAAG CGCGTGGTCGCCATCCTGCCCTACACCAAGATGCCAGACACGGATGAGCTCACGTTTCAGAAGGGCGATATTTTCTTCGTACACAATGACATGGGAGACGGCTGGCTATGGGTCACTgcacacag AACGGGAGAGCAAGGAATGATCTTCAGGGAGTTGGTTGAAGACCTGGATCCGTCAATCGATCCAAATACGGTTTTCTCTTGGTTTCACCCTAATTGTACTAAGAGTGAGGCAGTTGATATGCTAGTCAAAGCTGGGCCTGGAAGCTTTTTAGTCAG GCCTTCAGATAACTCACCTGGCGATTACTCCTTATTCTTCCACATCAATAATCAGATTCAAAGGTTCAGAATCGAGAAGAAAGGTGTTCGATACCTGATGGGTGGGAGGACCTTTGAATGTTTGGATGCTGTGATTAATAGATACAGGAAAGAACAAATTGTTGAAGGACATACGCTTGGGCAGCCA CTTATAGCCGAGGGCCACCAAATAGAACCGCAACAGAACACGACAGGCGCTGCAGCGGAGAAGATATACGCCACGCTTCGTGAATGTCGGGACCAGATTGGTTTGAAGAAGATGAAGGGGATCAAGCATCAGGGATACCTTCACAAGAAGTCGGATAAGGCGGCTAAGAAATGGAAAGCTCTATATTTCGTCCTCCTCCAAGAGGGGACGGATACTCATCTGTACTTCTACGATTCTCCTAAACGTACGAAGCCTAAGGGGTTGATTGATCTGTCGTGCGCCTATTTGTATCAg gtcCATGAGTCCCTATGGGAGCGTGAATTTTGCTTCCAATTAGTGGAAAGGGCGCTGCCATGTCTCTCGACGCACACTTTCCTCGCTGCGTCCACAGCAACTGAACTCCGAGGATGGCTGGACGCTTTGCGTCCATTGTGTGTTCCGCAGCAGGCCAGGCATCAGTCTAAA GTATCTCGTGTGGTATGGCTCCGGGCATTGCGCGTACGTTGTGTGACCGCTCACCGTCTGCCGGCCCGTTTGGCGCCGCGTCCGTACTTACGCTTGGCGTTGGGCGCGGCCCCCGTCGCACGTACGCGACCGCGCCCATCGCCCGACCCGCATTGGGACGACGAGTTTGTCTTTGA tGATGTGCCTCCAGACGTTACCGCGTTCACTATTACGGTACATAATACGGGCAAGAGAGGAAAGGAATCTGAG gtggCAGAGTTGACGATCGAATTGGCGAATCTCGCGAATGGCGAAGAAGTTGAAGAGTGGTATCCGCTAGCGGGAATGACTCCTATAGGTGAATGGGGTTCGCTAAGACTGCGTATAAG ATACATGCAAGAACTAGTGATGCCTCGTGAAGAATACAACCCACTGCGGCAACTGCTTCTAGAACCGGGTTTGCCTGCTGTTAAGGCGCTCGCTGATTTATGCAGGACGGACAGACAACCATTGGCCACAT CGGTCCTTCACGCCTTTTCCGAGTGCGGTCGCGGTGCGGAACTGGCCCATGAATTAGCGGCGGCGGAAGTAGTGCGTGAAGCAGATCACAGAGCGTTGTTCAGGGGCGCCTCTCTCGCCACCGCAGTACTGGATGAGTTTATGCATGCTCTGTGTAAACCTTTCTTGCAG GCGGCGATATCCGAAACAGTGCAGAAGTTAATAGACGCGAAGCAATCGGCAGAATTGAATCCAACTAAAATGGACTCGCCTGATGATGCTTGTAACAACGCCGAGTTTCTGCTCATGATACTTGACCAG ATAACATTATCGATATTTACGTCTCCCGAGGCGTGCCCTCGGCCGATCCGTTATTTGTGCGGGTGCTTGCAGCGCGCGGCCGTCGCGAAATGGCCCAACGAGAGATTTGTCCGGACACGGGTTGTTTCTG gttTCATATTCCTTCGCCTTATATGCCCAGCCCTAGTGGAGCCCCGAGCGTGGGGCCTACTGAGTGCCGCCCCACCACCCCACGCCCAGAGGTCACTGCTCATGGTCGCTAAATGTCTGCAGAATCTCGCTAATCTCGTGGAGTTTGGGGCAAAG gagCCATATATGGAAGTTGTAAATCCATTCATTTTGAAGAATAAGGAACGAATGGTCGTGTTTTTGGATCAACTTAGCTCAGTACAAGACCCGGGAAACGTACAGACAAATTCTAACAATAACTTCGATATAG CCAAAGAGCTGGCTACAATACATCACATCTGTGTGTCTCACCTAAGTGAGCTGCAGACTTTGTCGAAAAGTCAACCCGCTATACGAAAACTGGTCACTGTAACGGAAATGCTGACGAAACACAAGCATAAGTATCTGGAGATGATCAGATAG